From a single Saimiri boliviensis isolate mSaiBol1 chromosome 7, mSaiBol1.pri, whole genome shotgun sequence genomic region:
- the KRT2 gene encoding keratin, type II cytoskeletal 2 epidermal: MSCQMSCKSRGRGGGGGGFRGFSSGSAVVSRGSRKSTSSFSCLSRHGGGGGGFGGGGFGSRSLVGLGGSKSISISVAGGGGGFGVGGGFGGRGGGFGAGSGFGAGSGFGGGSGFGGGGFGGGGFGGGRFGGFGGPGGVGGFGSPGGFGPGGYPGGGIHEVSVNQSLLQPLNVKVDPEIQNVKAQEREQIKTLNNKFASFIDKVRFLEQQNQVLQTKWELLQQMNVGTRSVNLEPIFQAYIDNLKRHLDGLTAERTSQNSELNNMQDLVEDYKKKYEDEINKRTAAENDFVTLKKDVDNAYMIKVELQSKVDLLNQEIEFLKVLYDAEMSQMHQTITDTNVILSMDNSRSLDLDSIIAEVKAQYEEIAQRSKDEAEALYHSKYEELQVTAGKHGDSLKEIKMEISELNRVIQRLQGEIAHVKKQCKNVQDSIADAEQRGEHALKDARNKLNDLEDALQQAKEDLARLLRDYQELMNVKLALDVEIATYRKLLEGEECRMSTDLSSSVTVSVTSSTISSNVASKAGFGGSGGRGSSSGGGYSSGSSSYGSGGRGSGSRGGGGGGSVSGGGYGSGGGSGGRYGSGGSSGGGYGSGGGKHGSGGGKHSSGGGSRGGSSSGGGYGSGGGGSSSVKGSSGEGFSSSVSFSFR, from the exons ATGAGTTGTCAGATGTCGTGCAAATCtcgaggaagaggaggaggtggaggaggattCCGGGGCTTCAGCAGCGGCTCAGCTGTGGTGTCTCGTGGAAGCCGGAAATCGACTTCCAGCTTCTCCTGCTTGAGCCGCCatggtggtggtggcgggggcTTCGGTGGAGGCGGCTTTGGCAGCCGGAGTCTTGTTGGCCTTGGAGGGAGCAAGAGCATCTCCATTAGTGTggctggaggaggtggaggctttgGCGTCGGTGGTGGATTTGGTGGCAGAGGAGGTGGTTTTGGAGCCGGCAGCGGCTTTGGAGCCGGCAGCGGCTTTGGAGGTGGCAGTGGCTTTGGAGGCGGTGGTTTCGGAGGAGGCGGCTTTGGTGGAGGCCGCTTTGGAGGTTTTGGGGGCCCCGGAGGTGTTGGAGGTTTTGGGAGTCCTGGTGGCTTCGGGCCTGGAGGATACCCTGGTGGCGGCATCCACGAAGTCTCTGTCAACCAGAGCCTCCTGCAGCCTCTCAACGTGAAAGTTGACCCAGAGATCCAGAATGTGAAGGCCCAAGAGCGGGAGCAGATCAAAACTCTCAACAACAAATTTGCCTCCTTCATCGACAAG GTGCGGTTCTTGGAGCAGCAGAACCAGGTGTTACAGACCAAATGGGAGCTGCTACAACAAATGAATGTTGGCACCCGCTCCGTCAATCTGGAGCCCATCTTCCAGGCATACATCGACAACCTCAAGAGACACCTAGATGGGCTCACTGCGGAAAGAACATCACAAAATTCAGAGCTGAACAACATGCAGGATCTTGTGGAGGATTATAAGAAGAA GTATGAGGATGAAATCAACAAGCGCACAGCTGCTGAGAATGATTTTGTGACACTTAAAAAG GACGTGGACAATGCCTACATGATAAAGGTGGAGCTGCAGTCCAAGGTGGACCTGCTGAACCAGGAAATTGAGTTCCTGAAAGTTCTCTATGATGCG GAGATGTCCCAGATGCACCAGACTATCACTGACACCAACGTCATCCTCTCCATGGACAACAGCCGCAGCCTGGACCTGGACAGCATCATTGCTGAGGTCAAGGCCCAGTACGAGGAGATCGCCCAGAGGAGCAAGGATGAAGCAGAGGCCTTGTATCACAGCAAG TATGAGGAGCTCCAGGTGACTGCCGGGAAACATGGAGACAGCCTGAAAGAGATCAAGATGGAGATCAGCGAGCTGAACCGCGTGATCCAGAGGCTGCAGGGGGAGATCGCGCATGTGAAGAAGCAG TGTAAGAATGTGCAAGATTCCATCGCAGATGCCGAGCAGCGTGGGGAGCACGCCCTCAAGGATGCCAGGAACAAGCTGAATGACCTGGAGGATGCCCTGCAGCAGGCCAAGGAGGACCTGGCCCGGCTGCTGCGTGACTACCAGGAGCTGATGAACGTGAAGCTGGCCCTGGACGTGGAGATCGCCACCTACCGCAAGCTGCTGGAGGGCGAGGAGTGCAG GATGTCTACAGACCTCAGCAGCAGCGTGACTGTGT CTGTGACGAGCAGCACCATTTCATCAAATGTGGCATCCAAGGCTGGCTTTGGAGGTTCTGGAGGTAGAGGGTCCAGTTCTGGAGGAGGATATAGCTCTGGAAGCAGCAGTTATGGCTCTGGAGGCCGAGGGTCTGGCTCCAGAGGCGGCGGTGGCGGAGGCTCTGTCTCTGGAGGAGGATACGGTTCTGGCGGTGGTTCTGGAGGAAGATACGGATCTGGAGGCAGCTCTGGAGGAGGATATGGCTCTGGAGGCGGAAAACATGGCTCTGGAGGTGGAAAACACAGCTCTGGAGGTGGCTCTAGAGGAGGCTCAAGCTCTGGAGGAGGATATGGCTCTGGAGGGGGAGGTTCTAGCTCTGTAAAGGGTAGCTCTGGTGAAGGTTTCAGTTCCAGTGTAAGCTTCTCTTTTAGATAA